A window of Deinococcus sp. Leaf326 contains these coding sequences:
- a CDS encoding HD-GYP domain-containing protein codes for MATLGIPTPLSRLVEGTCGGHAERVGLLASRIAFLLDLDVELALIAGYLHDVGKVGVCPSVLNKPGPLTALERQAMQHHVAYGAQLVQEGWPGVPVEVVRAVLRHHERLDGQGYPGRQRKLDPLSTVVAVADIYDALTQPRVYRPWVLVGPELVQALFAQALPREPLLALCSLAGLRLPEM; via the coding sequence ATGGCAACGCTGGGCATTCCCACTCCACTCTCCCGCCTGGTCGAAGGGACCTGTGGGGGTCACGCCGAACGGGTGGGGCTGCTGGCGTCCCGAATCGCTTTCCTGCTGGATCTGGATGTGGAGCTGGCCCTGATCGCTGGGTATCTGCATGATGTGGGGAAGGTCGGCGTCTGCCCGAGTGTGTTGAACAAGCCTGGGCCATTGACCGCGCTGGAGCGACAGGCGATGCAGCATCACGTGGCCTACGGGGCGCAGCTGGTGCAGGAAGGTTGGCCGGGGGTGCCGGTGGAAGTCGTGAGGGCGGTGTTGCGACACCATGAGCGGCTGGACGGTCAGGGCTATCCCGGGCGTCAGAGGAAGTTGGACCCGTTGAGTACGGTGGTGGCCGTGGCGGATATCTATGACGCGTTGACGCAACCGCGGGTGTACCGCCCCTGGGTGTTGGTTGGGCCAGAGTTGGTGCAGGCCCTGTTCGCGCAGGCCTTGCCGAGAGAGCCCCTGCTGGCGTTGTGTTCGCTGGCGGGGCTGCGTCTTCCAGAGATGTAG